Proteins from a single region of Macrotis lagotis isolate mMagLag1 chromosome 2, bilby.v1.9.chrom.fasta, whole genome shotgun sequence:
- the HSD11B1 gene encoding LOW QUALITY PROTEIN: 11-beta-hydroxysteroid dehydrogenase 1 (The sequence of the model RefSeq protein was modified relative to this genomic sequence to represent the inferred CDS: deleted 2 bases in 1 codon) — MASDVPSISEILELSFPKMTQLVEKIEEINFLSAKSVIPQSSTSACCLGRISVPLFAGYLATKFALDGFYFSLLPELQMINVNISITLCILGLVNTITALKALSGHMKYEFSLKGECTLKIIKG; from the exons ATGgcctctgatgtcccttccatctctgaaattctgGAATTGAGCTTTCCCAAAATGACACAACTGGTTGAGAAGATAGAAGAGATAAATTTTCTCAGTGCAAAGAGTGTAATCCCCCAATCATCAACTTCTGCTTGCTGTCTAGGAAGAATAAGTGTACCACTTTTTGCTGGTTACTTAGCAACCAAGTTTGCTCTAGATGGATTCTATTTTTCACTGCTACCAGAGTTACAAATGATCAATGTCAACATATCTATCACACTTTGCATCCTTGGCTTGGTAAACACAA TTACAGCTCTAAAGGCTCTTTCTGGGCATATG AAATATGAATTCAGTTTGAAAGGGGAATGTACATTGAAAATCATCAAAGGGTGA